GTGCTTTAAGTGTGGGGCCAGAGATCATCTGGCAAAAGCCTGTACTGTACTAAGGTGTGCGCTCTGTAATGCTGTGGGGCACAAGGCAAACAGCTGTAACCGTGTGAGGTGCAACCTGTGCAACAGAATGGGGCATTCCCACAGGAGGTGTCCCGAGGCATACCATAACATAGTCAGACTCTTCCctgagatagacagagagatgagGAAGGTAATGGAGCCAGTGGATGGAGAGCAGGAGCCAGTGGATGGAGAGCAGGAGCCAGTGGATGGAGAGCAGGGGCAAGGGGAAGGGGAGCAGGGgcaaagggaaggggggcaggaacaaagggaaggggggcagggacaagggaaggggggcaggaacaaagggaaggggggcagggacaagggaagggggggcaggaacaaagggaagggggCAGGGACAAGGGAAAAGGGGGCAGGGACAAGGGAAAGGGGAGCTGCAGCCAAAGAAAGTGCAAGTACAGCAAGAGGTCGCACCCAGGAGACAGAGAGTTAGGCAGCCAACAAATGTTCAGAGAAGTGTAAAGAAACCGGAGAAGGAAGTCAGAACAAGGGAAAGGAAGGTGGCAGTTGATGTTGAGGCAGAGGAtggttggaaaaaaacaaaaaataaaaaatctaaaaagtatgCCCATCAATTAGATCCTGGAGAAGGTCCCTCAGCAGTAAATCCCTTCTCTATTAGTACTGGGAATAAATTCTCAGTACTAGATGGTAATTCTGAGACCTGGGGTGACAGGGCAGAGAGGGAAGAGCAAGAGGAGTTGGAGAGGATGGAGAGAGAAGAAGCCAGTGTGAATCAAAGGGAATCTGAGCAGGAGGATATGGACATTCAACTGGCTTCAAAGAAAAGATCTAGGGAAGGAGGTGAACAACCAGTCAAAAAAAAAGGTACTGGGGGAACTGCAAGAAATTCCCAAACTCTGGTTAAAAACCCTGCTAGTGATGGTGATGAGGAGCAACTGCACTTAGGTCCCCAGGTGAAGCGTTATGGTGATGCAGTTGGTTCTTCAGCTAAAGGAAGGAAGGGACAATCCATGACAAACGTTCATGATGGCAGTGTCTCCAATTAGGTTTTAACATCTAATGTGTGCAGTGTTAGAACCCAGCGAGCCAGATTTTTGGCATTTGAAAGTCTGGCTAACTCAGACGCTGAGGTGTTTTTCCTTCAGGAAACCCGTCTCACTACTCAGGCGGATCTGAGAAAGGCAAGGGCTGACTGGCGACATGGGCCTTCTTTTTGGTCCATTGCGGAGGAGCCATGTGGCGGAGTAGCGATATTATTTCGAGGTGGCCTCAATATTAGAGTACATCGTCTCCTAGAGGTTCAGGTGGGGCGTTGTTTGTTGTTGGATGTAACCTTAAATGGCAGGCGATTTCGCCTTATTAATATCTATGGGCCACAGTCCATGTCAGGCAGGAGGGCTCTGCTGGCTGAAATTAGACCCTATTTGCACACGTCGCTCTCTGTCATCTTTGGTGGTGATTTCAACCAAGTCCTTAGACCAGAAGATCGGTCAGGAAGGTTAGGGAAATCCGAAAGCTTTTTCTTTAAGCAACTAGTTCAGCAAGCTGGATTGGTTGATGTTGCCACCTGGGAGGGCCGGAGAGCGACGCACACTTACAGGTGCGGGGGTAGGAGTAGCCGCTTGGATATGGCTTTTGTCAGGATGGGTGAGGAATTTACTGATGTTAGAGAGGTTGGGGTTGAATACTCAGACCACCTGACACTTTCCTTTACGGTGGGGACCTTGTCAGTTCCAGCAAAGGGCAAGGGCCTGTGGCGATTAAGCTCAGATTCCCTGGAGGGCGAGTCAGTAGGGAAGTCTTTTGAGGCTCTTCTTCAGCACCAGTTCGGGAGGGTTGATTTCTATGACTCTGTGTCATCGTGGTGGGAGGATGTCAAGCGCTCATTCCGGACTTTCTTCCGTAAGCTATCTGTACGCAGGGAGGGTAATCGGTATAAGAAGTACCTGACTCTCTTAAAGAAGCTGGAGTCCTCTATTTCGGATGGGGTGGAGGGGTCAAAGATCACCCAGCTGAAAGCCCAGATCAGAGAATGTCAGTACAGCCGCTACAAATCTCTTGTGcaggaaagggattatgggagttttcGCTCTCCggacccctttttaaactgccggGAGAATGTTGGGCGGAAGCTTATCACCGGTCTGATCGACCCCAAGGGTGAGTTACAGACATCCAGGGAGGGCATCCTTGGGGTTGTGAAAGGCTTCTACGCTTCTCTGTTCCgggccaaggctttggataaggggaggacttcatccttcctggaggcaaccccagggcctgatgtgACCAATTTGGACTTTGAGCCTTTGACAGCTGAGATCACGGAGGACGAGGTCAAAGCTGCCATTGATTGCCTTGCTAAAAAGAAGGCTCCAGGACCGGATGGCcttacagccgaattttataagaaatttaaagACCAGCTGGCTCCGGTTCTTGtagaggtctttagagactgcctggaaGGGGGTATCTTGCCCCCCTCTATGAGAGAATCCTCCTTGATCTTGCTGTCTAAAGGTAAGGATCCGCAGCgggttgagaactggaggccgattgcccttctcaacactgataggaagcttctcgcacggatactttttactagactgattttgttttcaggcactttattatctcctgtccagtcctgcacggtgaaagggcggagcatattcgaggcgatccttactataagggaagccttggaaCTATGCAAAGTCCAAACATCGGGTGCTACTTCCTGTCTCTGGACCAGGCTAAGGCCTTTGATCGAGTGGATCATGAGTATCTGTGGGCCGTTTTGGCAAAGTATGGCATCCCGGGAACATTCATTAGGTGGCTATCAGCTTTGTACAAAGGGGCCGTAAGCTTTCCACTTATCAATGGGTGGCGAGGTGAGAACTTTGAGGTCGGGGCCGGGGTGAGACAGGGGTGCCCTTTAagccctttgctgtatgtttttgcgATCGATCCTTTTTTAAGGCGTTTGCAGGCGGGTGGAATAAAGGGTCTCTCTGTTCCCTGTAGCCAGCCCCTCAGGTcagtagcctacgcggatgatgtcaCGGTAGCAGTCTCTTGTCCGGAGGATGTGGGAGTGCTGTCCGAGACGATCAGAAGTTACTCAGAGGCCTCCGGGTCTCTGGTCAACATGGATAAGTCTCAAGCTTTTTGGTCATTAGACGAGGAGCCGGCTTTTCCGCTCCGGGAATTCTCAGTTGCCCCAACTCAGATTAGAATCTTGGGAATCAAATTTGGGAAGGGAGATGACTGTAGGCAAAACTGGGAAGAGAAGTTGGATGCCGGGAATGCTAAAGTACAGCGATGGAAGCAGTGGAGGCTGTCCTACAGTGAAAGGGTGAAGCTCGTGAAGACTTACCTGGTCCCTatctttctgtttgtttcctatgtgtatccgctgcctgaagctctctatgctcggatccacagtctgttcttccagttaatctgggggagcaggctgaatccagtaaaaaggggtgtcacttacctgcagaggAAAGAGGGAGGGTTGGGCATGCTATGCCCAGTGGCTTTCTTTGGCTCCATCTTCCTGAAGTCCAACTTTGGGTGCCTGGGCCAAAGAACTGATTCCCTGTGGGAATGTTGCGTCAGGCGTTGGGTATTGCCTCTGGTGGGAGATTGGGTGCTTGGCGGTAGCGTGAAGACAGTCCGGGTGCGCGGGAGACAACTCCCTCCGCATCTTGAGTTGGGGCtgaagcttttgagaaagtgggacATTGGAATTGGGGAGCTGGGTTCTGTTGCGAGAAGGCAGATCTATCAGAGAATCCTGGGAACCTATTTCATTGTCCCCTTGGCCTTAAAAGACTGTGTGGGGAACATTCTTTCCCAGAGCCTCCGGTGGCTCAATGACAGAAGGGTGCCCCCCAAATACTTTGATCTAAACTGGCTCGCCCTTCAGGGAAGGCTTTTTGTCAGGGGCAATCTGAGCTATTTAAACATtgcagacagagagtgcccgtgggGCTGCGCCACCAATgagacccaggaacattttctgGTTGATTGCCCTGTGACAAAGACTGTGCGGTTTCAGTTGGCAGAGACTCTCAAAGTACCACACATTAGGCAGCTCTCTTATGCCAATGCGGCCTATGGGATCCTGTCTGTCCCACACCCCCTGGATGCAGGATCCATGTACATGATAATATCAGTAATGAGGTACCACCTATGGCAATCCCGCTGTAGGAGATCACTCGGCCAGGAGGATGTTGTTATTGACCTTATAGTGAAGTCTGTGGTGGCCGATTTGGGTTTCCTGAAGGAAAGGGAGATCAGACGCTGCACCTCAAATACCTCAAAATGGAGAAATATCAATCTGTGAgtgtccttgtccttctccttgcCATTAGGACAGTTTGTACCAGCTTTTCTGGGGGAAATCTTGTAGGTACATTTGAATGTTATGAATGGGCGCCATCACCTCAGCGCTACTGCCGgcaagttgtttttgtttttttgaaattgCAGTTTGTCCTCTTTTGGTTTGTGTGGGGAATGGGATATGTATTGAATGCAAGTGCTTTATTTCATGGGCAATGGAAAGGCAATTTCAAGTCAAAATGGCTAATTTCTTTGCTTACAGTTTGTAAATAGTTgtacattgttttgtttgttttgaaagatttattatttgttaagtttataccaataaaaaaatccctatctgatccccccattgtaagcagcagtcctgccctgctttatggctgagattctagctatctgtataacagagcattctgtcacagtggcacagatcctatctgatcccccccattgtaagcagcagtcctgccctgctttatggctgagattctagctatctgtataacagagcattctgtcacagtggctcagatcctatctgatcccccccattgtaagcagcagtcctgccctgctttatggctgagattctagctatctgtataacagagcattctgtcacagtggcacagatcctatctgatcccccccattgtaagcagcagtcctgccctgctttatggctgagattctagctatctgtataacagagcattctgtcacagtggcacagatcctatctgatccccccattgtaagcagcagtcctgccctgctttatggctgagattctagctatctgtataacagagcattctgtcacagtggcacagacccaatctgatccccccattgtaagcagcagtcctgccctgctttatggctgagattctagctatctgtataacagagcattctgtcacagtggcacagatcctatctgatccccccccccattgtaagcagcagtcctgccctgctttatggctgagattctagctatctgtataacagagcattctgtcacagtggcacagatcctatctgatccccccccccattgtaagcagcagtcctgccctgctttatggctgagattctagctatctgtataacagagcattctgtcacagtggcacagatcctatctgatccccattttCTTGCAGCTAAATCGCCCGGCATTTTACAACGCGTTTGTATCAGTAGTGCCGTTGCCCATACAAGGGGTAAGTCCTATTGAAGGCCGTTTGTGCCAAGTTTCTGGCTGGGGTTTCACCAGCACCATTGGAGGGAAGCCCTCGGATACCCTGCGAAGTGTGAAACTGCCCATAGTTCCAATGCGAAAATGTAACAGCTCCGCCTCCTACGCCGGACACATCACAAGCAACATGATCTGTGCCGGCTTCATCACTGGAGGAAAAGATGCCTGTCAGGTGGGTTTTATACTATGGCGGGGGGCCCCgtacccccagtccaaccctgccctaGTAAAGATGCCATTgctcaatacaggtatggcacccattatccagaatgctcacaacctggggttttctggataagagatctttccccaattcagatctcctaccttaagtctactaaaaaaaattatttaaacattaattaaacccaatagggttgttctgccccaataaggggtaattatatcttagttgggatcaagtacaggtactgttttattattacagagaaaagggaatcatttaaccattaaataaacccaatagagctgttctgccccaataaggggtaattatatcttagttgggatcaagtacaggtactgttttattattacagagaaaagggaatcatttaaccattaaataaacccaatagggctgttctgcccccaataaggggtaattatatcttagttgggatcaagtacaggtactgttttattattacagagaaaagggaatcatttaaccattaaataaacccaatagggctgttctgcccccaataaggggtaattatatcttagttgggatcaagtacaggtactgttttattattacagagaaaagggaatcatttaaccattaaataaacccaatagggctgttctgccccaataaggggtaattatatcttagttgggatcaagtacagttactgttttattattacagagaaaagggaatcatttaaccatgaaataaacccaatagggctgttctgccccaataaggggtaattatatcttagttgggatcaagtacaggtactgttttattattacagagaaaagggaatcatttttaaaaatgtgaattatttgattaaaatggagtctatgggagatgaccttcctgtaattcagaattttctggataatgggtttccggataaggggtccgatacctgtacaagaaaacatttttttggaacTCCGTGGAAGATCCGTGGTTACCCTGTCGTTCTCTTGTAGGGAGATTCTGGGGGCCCCCTGGTGTGCGATGGGAAGGTCTATGGCGTTGTATCCTGGGGTCACAGCTGCGCGAACCCCAAATACCCCGGAGTATATACTGCAGTGGCCAACTTCCAAAGGTGGATCTACAGGACAATCGTTTAAGAGGATCCTATGGAATTTTCATTTTATTGCCTCCAGCCTCTAGTCATCTCGCCCAACTGCCCTAATCataacccccccacccctccaGCCTCGGCCAATAGGGCAACTGCGCCCAACATGGTGCTGGGAAACTGCGCCCACCGTGAATTCATTTTCTTTACTTGACAATGCGGAAAGTCCCACACAGTTAGTCTGGGAGGCGCTGCTTTATCTGTTTATTTGCCAACTTGGTCTGTCCTTATGTTCTCAAGAACCCTGAATGTGGTGCTTAAATAGTgtaaacataactataaaccctgtgagaatgaggaatgaatgggtattggggagttgtatcaggagtcagaaccagcagtgcagggaagggaaagggacagacacagtgacagttacacataactataaacccagtgagaatgagggatgaatggatattggggagttgtatcaggagtcagaaccagcagtgcagggaagggaaagggacagacacagtgacagttacacataactataaacccagtgagaatgagggatgaatggatattggggagttgtatcaggagtcagaaccagcagtgcagggaagggaaagggacagacacagtgacagttacacataactataaacccagtgagaatgagggatgaatggatattggggagttgtatcaggagtcagaaccagcagtgcagggaagggaaagggacagacacagtgacagttacacataactataaacccagtgagaatgaggaatgaatgggtattggggagttgtatcaggagtcagaaccagcagtgcagggaagggaaagggacagacacagtgacagttacacataactataaacccagtgagaatgagggatcaatggatattggggagttgtatcaggagtcagaaccagcagtgcagggaagggaaagggacagacacagtgacagttacacataactataaacccagtgagaatgagggatgaatggatattggggagttgtatcaggagtcagaaccagcagtgcagggaagggaaagggacagacacagtgacagttacacataactataaacccagtgagaatgagggatgaatggatattggggagttgtatcaggagtcagaaccagcagtgcagggaagggaaagggacagacacagtgacagttacacataactataaacccagtgagaatgagggatgaatggatatt
The sequence above is a segment of the Xenopus tropicalis strain Nigerian chromosome 7, UCB_Xtro_10.0, whole genome shotgun sequence genome. Coding sequences within it:
- the LOC101730792 gene encoding trypsin-3 is translated as MGAITSALLPLNRPAFYNAFVSVVPLPIQGVSPIEGRLCQVSGWGFTSTIGGKPSDTLRSVKLPIVPMRKCNSSASYAGHITSNMICAGFITGGKDACQGDSGGPLVCDGKVYGVVSWGHSCANPKYPGVYTAVANFQRWIYRTIV